One genomic window of Salvia miltiorrhiza cultivar Shanhuang (shh) chromosome 4, IMPLAD_Smil_shh, whole genome shotgun sequence includes the following:
- the LOC131023437 gene encoding transcription factor TGA2.2-like, with protein MWRRSPVQTATTTAPTRQREDLRVHDESHREARSDIAEVRENEHAHPYELLLVFGTQNSVEELFRIRGERPGDGGGGGILSGDRRSGDDADRYIYIPLILWIGGFRPSELLKILVSQLEPLTEQQLPGICNLQQSSNQAEYALSQGMEALQQSLAETLASGSSANVVRGR; from the exons ATGTGGCGTCGCAGCCCGGTGCAAACGGCGACGACGACGGCCCCAACACGGCAGCGAGAGGATCTTCGTGTTCACGATGAATCACATCGAGAAGCTCGATCCGACATTGCTGAGGTGCGGGAGAATGAACATGCACATCCATATGAGCTACTGCTAGTTTTCGGCACTCAAAATTCTGTTGAAGAATTATTTAGGATACGAGGAGAGCGACCTGGagatggaggcggtggaggaattCTCAGCGGTGATCGACGCAGTGGAGATGACGCcgacagatatatatatataccattgATTTTGTGGATTGGTGGTTTTCGACCGTCGGAACTTCTGAAG ATTCTGGTGAGCCAGCTTGAGCCTCTAACGGAGCAGCAGCTGCCGGGGATCTGTAACCTGCAGCAGTCATCGAACCAAGCAGAATACGCACTTTCGCAGGGTATGGAGGCGTTGCAGCAGTCTCTAGCGGAGACGTTGGCCAGTGGTTCGAGTGCGAATGTGGTTCGAGGGAGATGA